Proteins encoded by one window of Modestobacter marinus:
- the leuA gene encoding 2-isopropylmalate synthase, whose amino-acid sequence MNENHPHARNPQRPSPMPIGKYAPFAPVPLPDRTWPETTTTAAPRWCAVDLRDGNQALIDPMTPERKRRMFELLVRMGYKEIEVGFPAASQTDFDFIRELVEEDLVPDDVTVQVLTQARDELIERTFESLRGAKQAIVHLYNSTSTLQRRVVFGQDRAGITDIAVHGAQLVRKLAEQAGDTEIRFQYSPESFTGTELDFAVEVCNAVTDVWEPTPDRPTLLNLPATVEMAEPTVYADQIEWMHRNLGRRDSVVLSLHPHNDRGTAVAAAELGHRAGADRIEGCLFGNGERTGNVDLVTLGLNLFSQGIDPQIDFSDIDEIRRTVEFCNQLGVHERHPYGGDLVYTAFSGSHQDAINKGFAVMKADAEAAGTSVDGIPWAVPYLPIDPKDVGRSYEAVIRVNSQSGKGGVAYIMKTENHLDLPRRLQIEFSAVVQRHTEDEGGEVTAEQMWTAFSSEYLPDADAPWGRFALSGHEHTASGTGPDELTAQLTDAGVPTTVHGRGNGPIAAFVDALASVDVDVRVLDYAEHALSSGGDARAAAYVECAVGERVLWGVGIDANIVTASLRAVVSAVNRAQRQV is encoded by the coding sequence GTGAACGAGAACCACCCGCACGCCCGCAACCCCCAGCGCCCCTCGCCGATGCCGATCGGCAAGTACGCGCCCTTCGCGCCCGTCCCGCTGCCCGATCGCACCTGGCCGGAGACGACCACGACGGCCGCCCCGCGCTGGTGCGCCGTCGACCTGCGCGACGGCAACCAGGCCCTGATCGACCCGATGACCCCCGAGCGCAAGCGGCGCATGTTCGAGCTGCTGGTGCGGATGGGCTACAAGGAGATCGAGGTCGGCTTCCCGGCGGCCAGCCAGACCGACTTCGACTTCATCCGCGAGCTGGTCGAGGAGGACCTGGTCCCCGACGACGTGACCGTCCAGGTGCTGACCCAGGCCCGGGACGAGCTGATCGAGCGGACCTTCGAGTCGCTGCGCGGCGCCAAGCAGGCGATCGTGCACCTCTACAACTCCACCTCCACGCTGCAGCGCCGGGTCGTCTTCGGCCAGGACCGCGCGGGCATCACCGACATCGCCGTCCACGGCGCGCAGCTGGTGCGCAAGCTGGCCGAGCAGGCCGGGGACACCGAGATCCGGTTCCAGTACTCCCCCGAGTCGTTCACCGGCACCGAGCTCGACTTCGCCGTCGAGGTCTGCAACGCCGTCACCGACGTCTGGGAGCCGACCCCGGACCGGCCGACCCTCCTCAACCTGCCGGCGACCGTGGAGATGGCCGAGCCGACCGTCTACGCCGACCAGATCGAGTGGATGCACCGCAACCTGGGCCGCCGCGACTCCGTCGTGCTGAGCCTGCACCCGCACAACGACCGGGGCACCGCGGTGGCCGCCGCCGAGCTGGGCCACCGCGCGGGCGCGGACCGGATCGAGGGCTGCCTCTTCGGCAACGGCGAGCGCACCGGCAACGTCGACCTGGTGACCCTCGGCCTGAACCTGTTCAGCCAGGGCATCGACCCGCAGATCGACTTCTCCGACATCGACGAGATCCGGCGCACCGTCGAGTTCTGCAACCAGCTGGGCGTGCACGAGCGGCACCCGTACGGCGGCGACCTCGTCTACACCGCCTTCTCCGGCTCCCACCAGGACGCGATCAACAAGGGCTTCGCCGTCATGAAGGCCGACGCCGAGGCAGCCGGCACGAGCGTCGACGGCATCCCGTGGGCGGTCCCCTACCTGCCGATCGACCCCAAGGACGTCGGCCGCAGCTACGAGGCCGTGATCCGGGTGAACAGCCAGTCCGGCAAGGGCGGCGTCGCCTACATCATGAAGACCGAGAACCACCTCGACCTGCCGCGCCGACTGCAGATCGAGTTCAGCGCCGTCGTCCAGCGGCACACCGAGGACGAGGGCGGCGAGGTGACCGCCGAGCAGATGTGGACGGCGTTCTCCAGCGAGTACCTGCCCGACGCCGACGCCCCGTGGGGCCGCTTCGCGCTCAGCGGGCACGAGCACACCGCGTCCGGCACCGGTCCCGACGAGCTCACCGCCCAGCTCACCGACGCCGGCGTGCCCACCACGGTCCACGGCCGCGGCAACGGCCCGATCGCCGCGTTCGTGGACGCGCTGGCCAGCGTGGACGTCGACGTCCGGGTGCTCGACTACGCCGAGCACGCGCTCTCCTCCGGCGGCGACGCGCGGGCGGCCGCCTACGTCGAGTGCGCGGTCGGCGAGCGGGTGCTGTGGGGCGTGGGGATCGACGCCAACATCGTCACCGCGTCGCTGCGCGCGGTCGTCTCCGCGGTGAACCGGGCCCAGCGGCAGGTGTAG
- a CDS encoding aspartate-semialdehyde dehydrogenase: MSRPLHLGIVGATGQVGVAMRSILAERDFPLASIRFFASARSAGSTLPWGDGQVVVEDAATADPTGLDVALFSAGATTSRAQAPRFAAAGVTVIDNSSAFRRDPAIPLVCSEVNPGDIALAAEGRIIANPNCTTMAAMPVLKPLHDEAGLTRIVASTYQAVSGSGVAGVRELHGQALGTVEKADELAYDGSAVAFPAPAVYVAPIAFNVLPMAGSIVDDGSFETDEEQKLRNESRKILGIPELRVSGTCVRVPVFTGHSLSLNVEFAEPLSVARATELLAGAPGVQLSDVPTPLQAAGTDPSYVGRIRQDGDRGLALFISNDNLRKGAALNTVQIAELIAASR, translated from the coding sequence ATGAGCCGCCCGCTGCACCTGGGGATCGTCGGCGCGACCGGTCAGGTCGGCGTGGCCATGCGCTCGATCCTGGCCGAGCGGGACTTCCCGCTGGCCTCGATCCGGTTCTTCGCCTCCGCCCGCTCCGCCGGCAGCACCCTGCCCTGGGGAGACGGGCAGGTCGTCGTCGAGGACGCCGCCACCGCCGACCCCACCGGGCTGGACGTCGCGCTCTTCTCCGCCGGTGCCACCACCTCACGCGCGCAGGCGCCGCGGTTCGCCGCCGCCGGGGTCACCGTCATCGACAACAGCTCCGCGTTCCGCCGCGACCCGGCGATCCCGCTGGTCTGCAGCGAGGTCAACCCCGGTGACATCGCGCTGGCCGCCGAGGGCCGGATCATCGCCAACCCGAACTGCACCACGATGGCCGCGATGCCGGTGCTCAAGCCGCTGCACGACGAGGCCGGGCTGACCCGCATCGTGGCCAGCACGTACCAGGCGGTCTCCGGCTCCGGTGTGGCCGGCGTCCGCGAGCTGCACGGGCAGGCGCTCGGCACCGTGGAGAAGGCCGACGAGCTGGCCTACGACGGGTCGGCCGTGGCCTTCCCCGCGCCCGCCGTGTACGTCGCCCCCATCGCGTTCAACGTGCTGCCGATGGCCGGCTCGATCGTGGACGACGGCAGCTTCGAGACCGACGAGGAGCAGAAGCTCCGCAACGAGAGCCGCAAGATCCTCGGCATCCCCGAGCTGCGGGTCTCCGGCACCTGCGTGCGGGTGCCGGTCTTCACCGGGCACTCGCTGTCGCTGAACGTCGAGTTCGCCGAGCCGCTGTCCGTGGCGCGGGCGACCGAGCTCCTGGCCGGCGCACCCGGCGTCCAGCTCTCCGACGTCCCGACCCCGCTGCAGGCCGCCGGCACCGACCCCAGCTACGTCGGCCGGATCCGCCAGGACGGCGACCGCGGACTCGCGCTGTTCATCAGCAACGACAACCTGCGCAAGGGCGCCGCCCTCAACACCGTCCAGATCGCGGAGCTCATCGCCGCCTCCCGCTGA
- a CDS encoding monovalent cation/H+ antiporter complex subunit F: MTVFSVVVYTMLGVGAVLAVVRLMLGPSLLDRVVATDTVLVIITAGLALYAALERDPTIVPVLVVVSLLAFVGSIAVARYIGGMLLRSSHDDSEETGLGPAGAERNAPLRGEDVT, translated from the coding sequence GTGACGGTCTTCTCGGTCGTGGTCTACACGATGCTCGGGGTGGGTGCCGTGCTGGCGGTCGTCCGGCTCATGCTCGGGCCCTCGCTGCTCGACCGCGTGGTGGCCACCGACACCGTGCTGGTGATCATCACCGCCGGTCTGGCGCTGTACGCGGCGCTGGAGCGTGACCCCACGATCGTCCCGGTGCTCGTGGTCGTCTCGCTGCTGGCCTTCGTCGGGTCCATCGCGGTGGCGCGGTACATCGGCGGCATGCTGCTGCGCTCCTCGCACGACGACAGCGAGGAGACCGGGCTGGGTCCCGCCGGCGCCGAGCGGAACGCGCCGTTGCGCGGGGAGGACGTCACGTGA
- a CDS encoding aspartate kinase, producing MALVVQKYGGSSVANAERVKRVAERIVEAKKNGDDVVVVVSAMGDTTDELLDQASQITADPPGRELDMLLTAGERISMALLAIAISTHGYEARSFTGSQAGVITTSSHGKARIIDVTPGRLRDALDDGSIVIVAGFQGVSQDTKDVTTLGRGGSDTTAVAVAAALRADVCEIYTDVDGVFTADPRIVPNAKRLETITYEEMLELAASGAKVLMLRCVEYARRYGIPVHVRSSYSQLPGTIVAGSMEDLTVEQAIITGVAHDRSEGKITVSGVPDRPGEAAQIFRVLADAEVNIDMIVQNVSTEAKLTDISFTLPVSDGPTAIAALERVKHTVGYTGVSFDQHIGKVSLVGAGMRSHPGVSAKFFGALADAGVNLELISTSEIRISVVCRDTDVDLAVRAVHDAFDLGSDAAEAVVYGGTGR from the coding sequence GTGGCCTTGGTGGTACAGAAGTACGGCGGCTCCTCCGTCGCGAACGCCGAGCGCGTCAAGCGCGTGGCCGAGCGCATCGTCGAGGCGAAGAAGAACGGTGACGACGTGGTCGTCGTCGTCTCCGCCATGGGTGACACGACCGACGAGCTCCTCGACCAGGCCAGTCAGATCACTGCTGACCCACCGGGTCGCGAGCTCGACATGCTGCTGACCGCCGGTGAGCGCATCTCCATGGCCCTGCTGGCCATCGCGATCTCCACCCACGGGTACGAGGCCCGGTCGTTCACCGGCTCGCAGGCCGGGGTGATCACCACCTCCAGCCACGGCAAGGCGCGGATCATCGACGTCACGCCGGGGCGCCTGCGGGACGCCCTCGACGACGGCTCGATCGTCATCGTCGCCGGCTTCCAGGGCGTCAGCCAGGACACCAAGGACGTCACCACCCTCGGACGCGGCGGCTCGGACACCACCGCCGTGGCCGTCGCGGCGGCCCTGCGCGCCGACGTCTGCGAGATCTACACCGACGTCGACGGCGTCTTCACCGCCGACCCGCGGATCGTCCCGAACGCCAAGCGGCTGGAGACCATCACCTACGAGGAGATGCTCGAGCTGGCCGCCTCCGGGGCGAAGGTGCTCATGCTCCGCTGCGTCGAGTACGCCCGCCGGTACGGCATCCCGGTGCACGTCCGCAGCTCCTACTCACAGCTCCCCGGCACGATCGTGGCCGGCTCGATGGAGGACCTCACCGTGGAACAGGCGATCATCACCGGCGTCGCGCACGACCGGAGCGAGGGCAAGATCACCGTCTCCGGGGTGCCCGACCGGCCGGGTGAGGCAGCACAGATCTTCCGCGTGCTCGCCGACGCCGAGGTCAACATCGACATGATCGTGCAGAACGTCTCCACCGAGGCGAAGCTGACCGACATCTCCTTCACCCTGCCGGTCAGCGACGGCCCCACGGCCATCGCCGCCCTGGAGCGGGTCAAGCACACGGTCGGCTACACCGGCGTCAGCTTCGACCAGCACATCGGCAAGGTCTCCCTGGTGGGCGCCGGCATGCGTTCGCACCCGGGGGTCTCGGCCAAGTTCTTCGGCGCGCTCGCCGACGCCGGGGTGAACCTGGAGCTGATCAGCACCTCGGAGATCCGCATCTCCGTGGTCTGCCGGGACACCGACGTGGACCTCGCCGTCCGCGCCGTGCACGACGCCTTCGACCTCGGCTCCGACGCGGCCGAGGCAGTGGTCTACGGAGGGACCGGACGATGA
- a CDS encoding helix-turn-helix domain-containing protein, protein MAGLLRRVRRLADMSQRELAAAAGVSRDRLGRAETGRGDLGVGELSRIVSLARLRLVLLDAQGAEVTPMSPATVRDRGGRHFPAHLDTRHGDEGWWYGPHRYTRGQPDFTFDRDRRTRDSWRRQQGTADDHHQQRPGDSVAERAAARRWAALRREQERREAVWRVRLAAGDLGDPDWGTGCTCPPGCEYAEGSNEHLGHAPACACGCDVA, encoded by the coding sequence GTGGCGGGGCTCCTGCGCCGGGTGCGGCGGCTGGCCGACATGTCGCAGCGGGAGCTGGCCGCGGCAGCCGGCGTGTCCCGGGATCGGCTCGGGCGGGCGGAGACCGGCCGCGGCGACCTGGGGGTCGGCGAGCTCAGCCGCATCGTCTCGCTCGCCCGGCTCCGACTGGTCTTGCTGGACGCGCAGGGGGCCGAGGTGACACCGATGTCCCCGGCCACCGTCCGGGATCGCGGCGGCCGTCACTTCCCCGCCCACCTGGACACCCGACACGGCGACGAAGGCTGGTGGTACGGCCCCCACCGGTACACCCGCGGCCAGCCCGACTTCACCTTCGACCGGGACCGTCGCACCCGCGACTCCTGGCGCAGGCAGCAGGGCACGGCCGACGACCACCACCAGCAGCGCCCCGGCGACTCCGTGGCCGAACGCGCCGCCGCACGGCGATGGGCGGCCCTCCGGCGTGAACAGGAACGACGGGAGGCCGTGTGGCGCGTGAGGCTCGCCGCCGGCGACCTGGGCGACCCCGACTGGGGCACCGGCTGCACCTGCCCGCCCGGCTGCGAGTACGCGGAGGGTTCCAACGAGCACCTCGGGCACGCACCGGCCTGCGCCTGCGGCTGCGACGTCGCCTGA
- a CDS encoding Na+/H+ antiporter subunit E has translation MSGAMRLRHQLPVLTWLVLIWILLWGTLSWANLLSGLLVAVLVTNVLPLPAVMAGARLHPVALLRFAGYFLKDLTVSSAQVAWQAIRPSGMQQGAIIAVQLRTDSDLLLTLIAESLTLVPGSIVLDLDRPRRTLGVHLLHVDDMDDVERQRAGVLTMEKRVVRAFGTKEDIARLEDTPRQGDDGPVGEPVSGSDGAEVSR, from the coding sequence ATGAGCGGTGCGATGCGACTGCGGCACCAGCTGCCGGTGCTCACCTGGCTGGTGCTGATCTGGATCCTGCTCTGGGGCACCCTGTCCTGGGCCAACCTGCTGTCCGGGCTGCTGGTCGCGGTACTGGTGACCAACGTGCTGCCCCTGCCCGCGGTCATGGCCGGGGCACGGCTGCACCCGGTGGCCCTGCTCCGCTTCGCCGGCTACTTCCTCAAGGACCTCACCGTCTCCAGCGCGCAGGTCGCCTGGCAGGCGATCCGGCCCAGCGGCATGCAGCAGGGGGCGATCATCGCCGTGCAGCTGCGCACCGACTCCGATCTGCTGCTCACCCTGATCGCGGAGTCGCTGACGCTGGTCCCGGGTTCGATCGTGCTGGACCTGGACCGGCCGCGGCGGACGCTGGGGGTCCACCTGCTGCACGTGGACGACATGGACGACGTGGAGCGACAGCGGGCCGGTGTGCTGACCATGGAGAAGCGGGTCGTGCGCGCGTTCGGCACCAAGGAGGACATCGCCCGGCTCGAGGACACCCCCCGCCAGGGGGACGACGGCCCGGTCGGGGAGCCCGTGTCCGGGTCGGACGGCGCGGAGGTGTCACGGTGA
- a CDS encoding hemolysin family protein translates to MSDGLALFVLVLLLLGNAFFVAAEFALVSARADQIEPRAEAGSARAQKTLVAMRNVSQMMAGAQLGITLCSLGLGAIGEPAVAHLIEVPLEAVGAPEALLHPIALVIALSLVTVLHMVLGEMVPKNITIAGPDRAAIALGPPLAVVVRVLKPFIWFFNTVANGFVRLFGVTPTDEVSASFDHDEIQSMITQSRREGLLGSEVSDLAAGALTFEQHDVSSVLLPPDSLVTVPRDSTPRQLEGVVAEYGYSRYPMRDDSGALVGYVHVKDVLGSGPTYRDQPVPAQAVIDFVALTPAEPLPEVLREMRRSGAHLGLVRDGDRVLGLVALEDVLEQLIGDVRDAGVERPAAGRPPAAEVGAGAGGR, encoded by the coding sequence ATGAGCGACGGGTTGGCGCTCTTCGTCCTGGTCCTCCTGCTGCTGGGCAACGCGTTCTTCGTCGCCGCCGAGTTCGCGCTCGTCTCCGCCCGGGCCGACCAGATCGAGCCGCGCGCGGAGGCCGGTTCGGCGCGCGCCCAGAAGACGCTGGTCGCGATGCGCAACGTCAGCCAGATGATGGCCGGCGCGCAGCTGGGGATCACGCTGTGCTCCCTGGGGCTCGGCGCGATCGGCGAGCCCGCGGTCGCGCACCTGATCGAGGTCCCGCTGGAGGCCGTCGGGGCGCCGGAGGCGCTGCTGCACCCGATCGCCCTGGTGATCGCCCTCTCGCTGGTCACCGTGCTGCACATGGTGCTGGGCGAGATGGTGCCGAAGAACATCACCATCGCCGGTCCCGACCGGGCCGCGATCGCCCTGGGCCCCCCGCTGGCCGTGGTGGTGCGGGTGCTGAAGCCGTTCATCTGGTTCTTCAACACCGTCGCCAACGGCTTCGTGCGGCTGTTCGGGGTCACGCCGACCGACGAGGTCTCGGCCAGCTTCGACCACGACGAGATCCAGTCGATGATCACCCAGTCGCGGCGGGAGGGGCTGCTGGGCAGCGAGGTCAGCGACCTCGCCGCCGGCGCCCTCACCTTCGAGCAGCACGACGTCAGCTCGGTCCTGCTGCCGCCGGACTCCCTGGTCACCGTGCCGCGGGACTCCACGCCCCGGCAGCTGGAGGGGGTCGTCGCCGAGTACGGCTACAGCCGCTACCCGATGCGCGACGACAGCGGCGCACTGGTCGGCTACGTCCACGTCAAGGACGTGCTGGGCAGCGGCCCGACGTACCGGGACCAGCCCGTGCCCGCCCAGGCGGTGATCGACTTCGTCGCGCTGACCCCGGCGGAGCCGCTGCCGGAGGTGCTGCGGGAGATGCGCCGCTCCGGCGCGCACCTGGGGCTGGTGCGGGACGGTGACCGGGTGCTCGGCCTGGTGGCGTTGGAGGACGTGCTGGAGCAGCTCATCGGCGACGTCCGCGACGCCGGGGTCGAGCGGCCGGCCGCCGGCCGGCCGCCCGCCGCGGAGGTCGGCGCCGGCGCAGGGGGAAGATGA
- a CDS encoding S9 family peptidase translates to MTAEPSSKPPAPALPEEVTARWQARFRAPRVSLPDWAEDAPQRSLYASDASGVMEQYAWDRDTDAHRQVTDRPNGTLAATLTPDGETIWWFADTDGDEFGVWMTQPFAGGPDAVALPEVGPAYPAGLELGHTVTAVGRSTDDGSELWVAPAGGTPTVFYSSPDTAGVDALSRDDSLLVFSHSEHGDPRYPALRVLRTADLSLVADKWDGEGRGLHALSFSPSAGDQRLLVGHERRGREELLIWDIATDTETELVLDLPGDVTAGWYPDGSALLVGHDHAARSELYRYDLTSGSLEQLDTPRGVVRGATARPDGTVELAWSSAELPPVIRRADGPVVLAAPGETPPAAYPVEDRWVPGPGGDVHALLVRPAGEGPFATAFLVHGGPESQDDDSYRARRAAYVDAGYAVVHVNYRGSTGYGSEWRDALTGRPGLTELEDVGAVYDALVAEGVVDPNRTILTGGSWGGFLTLLGLGTQPERWSAGIAEVPVADYLAAYEDEMEGLRAYDRALFGGSPEEVRDVYVRFSPITYVDAVAAPVLVVAGANDPRCPIRQIDNYLAALTERGKDHEVYRFDAGHGSLVIEETIRQVEVALSFALRHVAP, encoded by the coding sequence GTGACCGCCGAGCCCTCGTCGAAGCCGCCCGCACCCGCCCTCCCCGAGGAGGTCACCGCGCGCTGGCAGGCCCGGTTCCGCGCCCCCCGGGTCAGCCTGCCCGACTGGGCCGAGGACGCCCCGCAGCGCAGCCTGTACGCCTCCGACGCCAGCGGCGTCATGGAGCAGTACGCCTGGGACCGGGACACGGACGCGCACCGCCAGGTGACCGACCGGCCCAACGGCACCCTGGCCGCGACGCTGACCCCCGACGGCGAGACGATCTGGTGGTTCGCCGACACCGACGGCGACGAGTTCGGCGTCTGGATGACCCAGCCCTTCGCCGGCGGGCCGGACGCCGTGGCCCTGCCGGAGGTGGGCCCGGCCTACCCCGCCGGGCTGGAGCTCGGGCACACGGTCACCGCCGTGGGCCGCTCCACCGACGACGGCAGCGAGCTGTGGGTCGCCCCCGCCGGCGGCACGCCGACGGTCTTCTACTCCTCGCCGGACACCGCAGGGGTGGACGCGCTCTCCCGCGACGACTCGCTGCTGGTCTTCTCGCACTCCGAGCACGGCGACCCGCGCTACCCGGCGCTGCGCGTGCTGCGCACCGCCGACCTCTCCCTCGTCGCCGACAAGTGGGACGGCGAGGGCCGCGGACTGCACGCGCTGAGCTTCTCCCCCTCCGCCGGCGACCAGCGGCTGCTGGTGGGTCACGAGCGTCGCGGCCGCGAGGAGCTGCTGATCTGGGACATCGCCACCGATACCGAGACCGAGCTGGTCCTCGACCTGCCCGGCGACGTCACCGCCGGCTGGTACCCGGACGGCTCGGCGCTGCTGGTCGGGCACGACCACGCCGCGCGCAGCGAGCTGTACCGCTACGACCTGACCTCCGGGTCGCTGGAGCAGCTGGACACCCCCCGTGGCGTCGTCCGTGGTGCGACCGCCCGACCCGACGGCACCGTGGAGCTGGCCTGGTCGTCGGCCGAGCTGCCGCCGGTCATCCGCCGGGCCGATGGCCCGGTGGTGCTGGCCGCGCCCGGTGAGACGCCGCCGGCCGCCTACCCGGTCGAGGACCGCTGGGTGCCGGGCCCCGGTGGGGACGTGCACGCCCTGCTCGTCCGGCCCGCCGGGGAAGGCCCGTTCGCGACCGCCTTCCTGGTGCACGGTGGCCCGGAGTCCCAGGACGACGACTCCTACCGCGCCCGCCGGGCGGCCTACGTCGACGCCGGCTACGCGGTGGTGCACGTGAACTACCGGGGCTCCACCGGCTACGGCAGCGAGTGGCGCGACGCGCTCACCGGGCGACCGGGGCTGACCGAGCTGGAGGACGTCGGCGCCGTCTACGACGCCCTGGTCGCCGAGGGCGTGGTCGACCCGAACCGGACGATCCTCACCGGCGGCTCGTGGGGCGGCTTCCTCACGCTGCTCGGCCTGGGCACCCAGCCCGAGCGCTGGTCGGCCGGGATCGCCGAGGTACCGGTCGCGGACTACCTGGCTGCCTACGAGGACGAGATGGAGGGGCTCCGGGCCTACGACCGCGCGCTCTTCGGCGGCTCACCGGAGGAGGTGCGCGACGTCTACGTGCGCTTCTCGCCGATCACCTACGTCGACGCGGTCGCCGCTCCGGTGCTCGTCGTCGCCGGCGCGAACGACCCGCGCTGCCCCATCCGCCAGATCGACAACTACCTGGCCGCGCTGACCGAGCGCGGCAAGGACCACGAGGTCTACCGCTTCGACGCCGGCCACGGCTCCCTGGTGATCGAGGAGACGATCCGGCAGGTGGAGGTGGCGCTCTCCTTCGCGCTGCGCCACGTGGCGCCCTAG
- the mnhG gene encoding monovalent cation/H(+) antiporter subunit G: MNDFDSVPDWIAAVLLLVGAFLCLTAGLGVLRFPDVLSRMHAGTKPQVMGVLLILAGGAIRLTGWSATWMLLLVAAFQLITAPVNAHMVSRIAYRRRHVRRDKLFVDELADAARGAELRAGQKGVEGDHPADAPAGYQAEPEVVEDDGAGDAGARDDEVPDGRAPDDGTSPDRASDDRTPDERAGAGVAGDEPAERPRG; the protein is encoded by the coding sequence GTGAACGACTTCGACTCCGTGCCCGACTGGATCGCGGCCGTCCTGCTGCTGGTCGGGGCCTTCCTGTGCCTCACCGCGGGCCTGGGCGTGCTCCGCTTCCCCGACGTCCTCTCCCGGATGCACGCCGGCACCAAGCCCCAGGTCATGGGGGTGCTGCTGATCCTGGCCGGCGGCGCCATCCGGCTGACCGGCTGGTCGGCGACCTGGATGCTGCTGCTGGTCGCGGCGTTCCAGCTGATCACCGCGCCGGTCAACGCGCACATGGTCAGCCGGATCGCCTACCGGCGCCGGCACGTCCGCCGCGACAAGCTGTTCGTCGACGAGCTCGCCGACGCGGCCCGGGGCGCCGAACTCCGCGCCGGGCAGAAGGGCGTGGAAGGCGACCACCCCGCCGATGCACCGGCCGGGTACCAGGCCGAGCCCGAGGTCGTCGAGGACGACGGAGCCGGCGACGCCGGGGCCAGGGACGACGAGGTGCCCGACGGCCGGGCCCCCGACGACGGGACCTCCCCGGACCGGGCCTCCGACGACCGGACCCCGGACGAGCGAGCCGGCGCTGGAGTGGCCGGCGACGAGCCGGCCGAGCGGCCGCGCGGCTGA